The genomic stretch GTGTCGGAGGATGCGCCGGTGGCCGAGGCTGATGCGGTGTCGGAGGATGCGCCCGTTTCGGGCGTCGAGCCGGACGTGGTCGCTCCGGCCGCCGAACCGGATGCCGATCCTTCGGCCACGGTCCCTGAGGCGGCATCGTCGGCCGCCGACGCGGAAGCCGACTCTTCGGCTGTGATCCCTGAGCCGAGGTTCTCTGGTGCTGGGTCGGCGGAGCCCGGCGCAACGGGTGCGGCCGGGGGCGCGGGCGAGGGTGAGGACGCCGGCCTCGTCGCGACCGGAGCATCGGAGGACGACGGCGCCCAGGCATCGGAGGACGACGGCGCCCAGGCATCGGTGGACGACGGCGCGCAGGCATCGGAGGAGAGTGCTGGGGGGCCGACGCTGGAGGCGGCGTTGGAGGCCATCCTGCTGATCGTCGACGAGCCTGTGGCCGAGGTGACGCTGGCGCAGGTGCTGGAGCGGCCCACCCATGAGGTGGCCGCGGCCTTGCGGGGGCTGGCGGCGGAATACACCGCCGCCGGACGGGGTTTTGACTTGAGAGAAGTTGCGGGCGGCTGGCGGTTCTACACACGTGCCGACTGCGCGCCGCTGGTCGAGCGATTCGTACGCGATGGCCAGCAGACGCGGTTGACCCAGGCCGCGCTCGAAACACTCGCGGTCGTGGCCTACCGGCAACCGGTGAGCCGCGCCCGCGTCGCCGCCGTGCGCGGCGTCAACAGCGACGGCGTCATGCGGACGCTCGTCGCCAGGGGGCTGGTCGAAGAGGCCGGCACCGACCCGGAGAGCCAGGCCGTGCTCTACCGGACAAGCTCATACTTCCTTGAACGTCTGGGACTGCGGGATCTCAGCGAGCTTCCTGAGCTCGCCCCCTTCCTCCCCGACGACGTGGAAAATCTCGAGGAGACAACAAAGTGATCAACAGGCGAAGCACCCCGTCCGGTGATGGACGCGGTCGTGGACGTACCGGCGGCTCGGGCCGTAGTGCCGGCCGCGGCGGACGTCCCGCCTTCCGCTCCGACCGTGACGACTCCCGGAGCGGTTCCCGTGACGACTTCCGTGGCGGCGCTCGACGTGACGACCGCGACCGTGGATACGGCCGCGACTCCGCGGGCGACGCACGCCCTTCCCGCGATTCGCTCCGCGCCGACCGGTCCGGCACCCGCTCCCGGTACGGCAGGCCTGGCGACGGCCGGGAGGATCGCAACAACGCGCCTGCTGACCGCGACTCCCGGTCCCGTGGGGACCGGGACGACCGCTACTCGCGTGGGGACCGAGAGGACCGGTACCCGCGTGGGGACCGCCCCGAGGCTTCCCGCGGCGAGCGGGAAGGTTACCGTTCGGATCGCCCCCGCGACGAGCGTGGCGGCTATGGCGCCCAGCGTCGTGACGACCGAGGCGCCTACGGCGGCGACCGTCGCGGTGAGCGCGGCGGTTACGGCGCTGCCCGGCGTGACGAGCGCGGCGGTTACGGCGCTGCCCGGCGTGACGAGCGCGGCGGTTACGGCGCTGCCCGGCGTGACGAGCGCGGCGGTTACGGCGCTGCCCGGCGTGACGAGCGCGGCGGCTACGGTGCCGACCGGCGTGACGAGCGCGGCGCCTCTGGCGGCGACCGTCGCGGTGAGCGCGGCGGTTACGGCGCCGACCGGGGCGGGTTCCGCGCCGACCGCACCGGCCGCAGGGACACGGACCGCACCGGCCGCGGCAGGACGACCGACTCCAGCGGACGCGGAGACAGAGAAGCCCGCTACACCGGTCGCGACGGCCGGGAAGCCGGCTACGCCGGTCGCGACGGCCGGGAAGCCGGCTACACCGGTCGCGACGGCCGGGAAGCACCGCGCCCGTCGCGTGGCGGCGCGGAGGACTTCGGACCCCGTGCCGAGGCCTCGACGCGCGCCCGTTACGGCAGGCGGGACGGCGACGGCCGTACCGCCGCGCGGGACGCCCGCACCGGCGGCCGCGCCCCCCGACGCGACGACGTCCAGACCGTCGGCAAGAGCTACGGCAGCCCGCAGCGGGACCGGATCAAGGCGGCCCGCCAGCCCATCAGGGACCGCGACCTCTACCCCGAGGGCTACACCGACGAGCGTGACACCACCGAGGTGCCGAACGGCGTACGGCTGCAGAAGGTGCTCGCGCAGGCGGGCGTGGCCAGCCGCAGGGCCTGCGAGGAGATGATCGGCGAGGGCCGCGTCACCGTGAACGGGCAGGTCGTACGGCGCTTCGGCGCCAAGGTCGATCCCGCGACCCAGGTCATCCACGTGGACGGCAAGCGCATCCCCACGGCCCCCGACCTGGTCTACTACGCCCTGAACAAGCCCATCGGCGTCGTGTCCACCATGGACGACCCGCAGGGCCGCCCGTGTCTGGCGGACTTCGTGCAGGAGCTGGCCCCGCGCCTGTTCCACGTGGGCAGGCTCGACACCGAGACCGAGGGCCTGCTGCTGCTCACCAACGACGGCGAGCTGGCCAACCGGTTGACGCACCCCAGCTACGGCGTGCAGAAGAAGTACTGGGCCAAGGTGCCCGGGCCGATCCCGAGGGACCTGGGGCGCCGGCTCAAGCAGGGCATCGAGCTGGAGGACGGCCTCGCCAGAGCGGACAGCTTCAGCATCGTCCAGGAGCACGGCCAGCAGGCGCTCGTCGAGATCGTGCTGCACGAAGGGCGCAAGCACGTCGTCAGGCGCATGCTGGAGGAGGCCGGGCACCGGGTCATCGACCTGGCCAGGATCGAGTTCGGCCCGGTGAAGCTGGGCCGTACCAAGCCCGGGACCGTACGCGCGCTGAGCCTGAAAGAGGTCGGCGAACTGTACGCGGCCGTAAAGCTGTAATCTGGCCGGAACGCAGGAGCCCGTGCGAATCTCCGCACGGGCTCTCCCGCTATGAGAAGGGGACTAACCAGATGGTGCGGGCGATCCGCGGGGCGATTCAGGTGGACGCCAACGATCGTGACTCGATCATCGAGGGCACGACCGAGCTGGTCAGCGCGATCATGGAGCGCAACCGGCTGACCACGGACGACGTGATCAGCGTGCTGTTCACGGCGACGCCCGACCTGACGGCCGAGTTCCCCGCGCTGGCGGCGCGGAAGCTGGGCTTTCACGAGGTGCCGCTGATCTGCTGCACCGAGATCGACGTGCCGGGCGCGCTGCCGCGCGTGGTGCGCCTGATGGCGCACGTCGAGACCGATCGCCCCCGGGCCGAGATCCAGCACGTTTACCTGCGCGGCGCCGTGGCGCTCCGGCAGGACATCGCGCAGTAAGCCGCCGGCAAGCAGAACCAGAGACACTCACTTCACCCCCCAACGGCCCGACATATCAGGACACTGAGATGGAACTACGTACCGTGCTCGTCGTGGGCACCGGTCTGATCGGCACCTCCGCGGCGCTGGCGCTGCGTAAGCGCGGCGTGCGCGTCCTGCTGGCCGACCGCGACCAGGGAGCCGTACGGCTGGCACGGGAACTCGGCGCGGGGGAGGAGTGGGACACCCGCCAGAAGGCGGACCTGGCGGTCATCGCGGTCCCTCCGGCCCACGTGGCGTCCGAGTTGCTGGAGTTGCAGCGGGACGGTGTGGCGAGGTTCTACACCGACGTCGCCAGCGTGAAGGCGGAGCCCATCAACCGCGCCACGCAGCTCGGCTGCGACCTGGCCACCTACGTCGCCTCCCATCCGCTGGCCGGCCGTGAGAAGTCGGGCCCCGGCGCCGCGCGCGACGATCTGTTCCTGGGCCGCCCGTGGGCGCTCTGCCCCACCGGGGAGGCCCACCCCGACGCGAAAGCGGCCGTGCTGCGGCTGATCGAGCTGTGCGGGGCCAACCCGGTCGAGGTCAACGCCGAGGAGCATGACCGCGCGGTGGCCGTCGTCTCCCACGCGCCCCACGTGACCGCCTCCGCCGTGGCCGCGCGGCTGGCCGACGCCACGGACGTCGCGCTCGGCCTGGCCGGGCAGGGGGTACGCGACGTCACCAGGATCGCCGGCAGCGACCCCGGGCTGTGGCTCGGCATCCTGTCCGGCAACGCCACCCCGGTCGCCGAGGTGCTCGAGGCCGTCGCACACGACCTTGCCGAGGCCGCGACCGCGCTGCGCGCCTTGGCCGAGGGCGACGGCACCGCCACGGGCGAGCTGACCCAGCTGCTCAAGCGCGGCGTCGCCGGCCACGACCGCATCCCGGGCAAGCACGGCGGCCCGGCCTCCGCCTACGCCGTCGTCCAGGTCGTCATCGGCGACCGGCCCGGCCAGCTCGCCCGCCTCTTCCAGGTGTGCGACGAGGTGGGGGTCAACGTCGAGGACGTGCGCCTGGAGCACGCGCCCGGGCTGCCCCTGGGCATCGCCGAGCTGTCCGTTCAGCCCGACGCCGCCACCTCCCTCACCGACGCCCTGCGCGAACGCGGCTGGCAGGTCCCCTAGGACCGCGGCCGCCCGCTGTCCGCGCGGCCGGGCCGCGGCGCTGTGGCGCCGGGCCTTCGGAGGATCCGGCGGAGGCGCTGAGCAACGCGGCCCTGCTGGAGCCATTGTGGACACGAAAAGACGATGACGCTGCTTGCCCACTACGTCGACCTCAAGGCCGGGGGCAAGCCGGTGGCCGGCAAGAGCGCGGTCGAGATGTACAAGGTGGGCTGGACCGACGCCAGGCCCGCCGTTCCCGCCGCACGCCAGCCCC from Nonomuraea polychroma encodes the following:
- a CDS encoding pseudouridine synthase, whose product is MINRRSTPSGDGRGRGRTGGSGRSAGRGGRPAFRSDRDDSRSGSRDDFRGGARRDDRDRGYGRDSAGDARPSRDSLRADRSGTRSRYGRPGDGREDRNNAPADRDSRSRGDRDDRYSRGDREDRYPRGDRPEASRGEREGYRSDRPRDERGGYGAQRRDDRGAYGGDRRGERGGYGAARRDERGGYGAARRDERGGYGAARRDERGGYGAARRDERGGYGADRRDERGASGGDRRGERGGYGADRGGFRADRTGRRDTDRTGRGRTTDSSGRGDREARYTGRDGREAGYAGRDGREAGYTGRDGREAPRPSRGGAEDFGPRAEASTRARYGRRDGDGRTAARDARTGGRAPRRDDVQTVGKSYGSPQRDRIKAARQPIRDRDLYPEGYTDERDTTEVPNGVRLQKVLAQAGVASRRACEEMIGEGRVTVNGQVVRRFGAKVDPATQVIHVDGKRIPTAPDLVYYALNKPIGVVSTMDDPQGRPCLADFVQELAPRLFHVGRLDTETEGLLLLTNDGELANRLTHPSYGVQKKYWAKVPGPIPRDLGRRLKQGIELEDGLARADSFSIVQEHGQQALVEIVLHEGRKHVVRRMLEEAGHRVIDLARIEFGPVKLGRTKPGTVRALSLKEVGELYAAVKL
- a CDS encoding prephenate dehydrogenase, with protein sequence MELRTVLVVGTGLIGTSAALALRKRGVRVLLADRDQGAVRLARELGAGEEWDTRQKADLAVIAVPPAHVASELLELQRDGVARFYTDVASVKAEPINRATQLGCDLATYVASHPLAGREKSGPGAARDDLFLGRPWALCPTGEAHPDAKAAVLRLIELCGANPVEVNAEEHDRAVAVVSHAPHVTASAVAARLADATDVALGLAGQGVRDVTRIAGSDPGLWLGILSGNATPVAEVLEAVAHDLAEAATALRALAEGDGTATGELTQLLKRGVAGHDRIPGKHGGPASAYAVVQVVIGDRPGQLARLFQVCDEVGVNVEDVRLEHAPGLPLGIAELSVQPDAATSLTDALRERGWQVP
- the scpB gene encoding SMC-Scp complex subunit ScpB codes for the protein MDDGAQASEESAGGPTLEAALEAILLIVDEPVAEVTLAQVLERPTHEVAAALRGLAAEYTAAGRGFDLREVAGGWRFYTRADCAPLVERFVRDGQQTRLTQAALETLAVVAYRQPVSRARVAAVRGVNSDGVMRTLVARGLVEEAGTDPESQAVLYRTSSYFLERLGLRDLSELPELAPFLPDDVENLEETTK
- the aroH gene encoding chorismate mutase — translated: MVRAIRGAIQVDANDRDSIIEGTTELVSAIMERNRLTTDDVISVLFTATPDLTAEFPALAARKLGFHEVPLICCTEIDVPGALPRVVRLMAHVETDRPRAEIQHVYLRGAVALRQDIAQ